DNA from Candidatus Cloacimonas acidaminovorans str. Evry:
AAGTGCTGGCAAAGAGTTTTTCATCCTTATGCAGAATCATTAAAAACACAGTTTTCATAATTCCTTCATAAGCAAGCATTGTGCGGGCAACTTCCATCATCAGGTCTATCTTTTCAGATACGGGAACAGTGAAAGGATCAATTTTAACAGGGGTTCTGTATGTAGCTATGTAACTGCGTTCCGGGGCTAAACGCAATTTCTTTGTCTTATTCACTTCCGCAGAAAGGGTTGCTGTTTCAACTGCCTTTTTTACAGTAGCTAAAACCGCTTCTTCATTAAAAACATTGTTATGCGCAAAACCCCATGCACCATCTTTGAAAACCCGGATGCCATAACCCTGCAGAACATTATTACTGGTATGTTTCAGGGAAAGGTTTTGCAGATAAATTACCTGATCAGTTGTTTTTTGAATGCGGATATCGGCATATTCAGCACCGAGTTTTTCCGCCGCATTCATTGCCAAATCTAAATATTTCATACTTTCTCCTTTTTTCTACATTAAAGCCATTATTTGAAAAAGCCAACCAGTCATCTGCCCGAAATAAAAGCTGGAAAGGACTAACATAACAGCCACAAAAATTAAAACTGCCTGGGCAAAACTACGGCGATTGGGATTGCCTCTTTTATCCAAAGACCATATAATCAACATAATAAGGTTTAATACCGGAATGCAGGTCAGGATAAAAACAATTATCCAATCACTTATTTTCATAGCAGGAGCTAAGGGTGTCTCCTCTATCTTTTTAGTCATTGAAAAAGGAGGGGATTCATAAAATTCCATCAGTCATCTCCTATTGTGTACTTAAAATTTATTCTCTTATTCCTGAAATACCAAATCCGTCAAGTTTTATCATCTGATACCATTTCTTGACTGATAAGTCCTTTGTCATTCCTGCGCGAGCAGGAATCCACATAAAACAAAAAAACATTTATGTATTCTCAATATGAAAGTTATCTTACCCCAAAGAAAGGGGAATTTTCTCCAATTCCTTTTTTACCAACTTATATAAAGGCAATAAGATATACCTCTGTATTACTTCAATATCCTGTGTTTATAGGTTTAATTCCTGAAGCTTGTAATAACTCTTTACAGGGGTTGTCAGCCGGGATCCGTCTTTGCATAAATAGACCTCATTTTCAAATATCTGTTCAATCCAATAGTCCTCTAAGGAATCAAAAAAGTCCAAACCCAAAGCCCGAATAATATTCACTATTATGCCTGAAAGTCCTGATTTATAAACCACTACACGAACTTTCATCCATTTATTCCAGGGTATCTGAGTTCCTGTTTGAGCAGTGTTAGAACCTGAACCTATATAGCTATCGGCAAAATATATAAAACTGGAACTATCTTTATCCCGAATGTCAACTCCTATATTTGCTGCAGGACCATTTATTACCCAAATAGCGGAACCCTGAATAGTGCCAGGAATAAAAAACAATTCCGTATTACCAAGCAAATCGGGATCAGGACCTAAATGCGCTACCTGATCCTGATTATCATCCCGAACAGTTACTTTGGTTATATCCTCACAAGAGGATAACAAAAGCAGCAATAAGACAGGTAGAATAATAAACTTTTTCATAAAAACTCCTTAACTACTAATCATCATAATAAATCAGTTTATTTCTTCAGGGGAACTCTGAAAATTGTCAATGTTTATTTTTCCTATCTCTAATGCGTGTTTTCCTTTTTCATTCTTCATTTACTGTAGACCTCTTGACTTTCCTCTTGACAGTTTTTCCCCAAACAATTATTAACAAAAATAAAGAATATAAGAGCTATTGGACATTGTGGGCGAATATAATCTGCAGTTAATATGAGGTCAATTTGCTTTCTTTCCAATATTGATTATAATATTTAAAGAGGTCTTATAGCAAAACCACTTTATCTAAGGAGGTGGGTGTGAAACAGGCGGTTATTATTATGCTTCTGCTTATCACTTGTTTAAGCCCTTTATGGGGTATGCGTAAAGCATTAGTAATTGGAAATGCCAATTACAATGAGCAGGTTTTGCGCAATTCAATAAATGATGCTTCAGATGTGTATAATGCTCTTAAAGGGTTAGGGTTTAGCGCTTCTTTATTTACTGACCTCAATCGGGAAGGTTTTTTTAGGGCAGTTGGTGAATTTGTTTCTACACTTACTCCTTCCGATGAAGTGGTCTTTTTTTATAGTGGCCACGCTGCCCAAATTGAAGGTAAGAATTATCTTATTCCGGTGAATGAATATATTGATTCAGCAACGCGTTGTGCTTATCTTTCTTATGATACTTCAATGCTTTTGGATGAATTGAGCAGAGCGGCTATAAGCATTGTAATTTTAGATGCCTGCCGAGATAATCCTTTTGCTTTTTCGCGTTCCATTAGAAGCGGTTTAGCCCCAATGACAGTTTCCGCCGGCTCTCAATGTGTAATTTTTGCTACGGAACAAGGAAGAACTGCCTCTGATGGAGAAGGTAGAAATAGTCCTTTCACGGAATCCTTGCTCGCCAATATTACAACTCCGGGGATTAAAATTACTGATCTTATTCAAAGGGTCAGTAACGAAGTAGCGATTAAAACCCAAGAACGGCAAATTCCCTATAGCACAGGAACTTTAAGGCAGGATTTCTATTTTGTAAAGGCAGAACCTGTTACACCCATTTCTCCTGTTATTCCTCCTTCTATTCCTCAAGAGCGCAAACCTGTTGTTTCTCCAAGTTATGGCAGTATAAAAGTTAAAACCTCTTTTGGCGGGGACTTGTATATAGATGGTGAATTCAGCCAAAGTTTGTTTGCAGGAGACCAGCCCATTATCAAAGATATAGCGGTTGGAGTTTATGAACTGAAATTGGTTAGTCCGAAGGAAACAATTATCCGTTTAGCTAATGTTAATAAAAATCAGACCACAATGATTGATTTTGATGCTCCCGATTCTTATAGAGAAGAACCTAAAAAAATACCGGAGCAGCAAATAATTATTCCCGAACAGCAAATTCCGCATTCCGAAAAACAATCTATAGAGCTCAATTCCTTAACTCCACTATCACCTATAACCAAAAAAGTGTCAGTGGGCACAGGTGCTTTAACCATAGAAAGTCCTCTTGCTGGAGACCTTTATTTGGGAGGTGATTTTATTGGCAAACTGACAGCAAAAACCTCTAAAAAGTTCTCTAATGTCCAAGCTGGTTCTTACACTTTGGAAGTAATGCACCAAAATTCTTTCTGTCGTAAGGAAATTAGAATTTATAACAAGGATAACCTGAAAGTAACTCTTTCCCAAACTGAGTTTTCCAAGTATCCTGATGGTTTCCAATATATTTCCGGCGGAACTTTTCAGATGGGAACTCAATTTCTGAATCGCAGTGAAGATGAACGTCCCCGTCATGAAGTGCAAATCCTTCCTTTCCTGATGAAAAAAACGGAAGTGGAACAAAAATTATGGACTGATGTAATGGGCTATAACCCTTCGGAAATTAAAGGCGATAGTTATCCTGTTACCAATGTTTCCTTTTATGAAGCAGTGCAATTTTGCAATGCTCTAAGTATTTTAAACGGGTTAACCCCTTGTTATAAAATAGATAAATCCAAAACTGATCCTAACAATCTCTGCAATTTAGATACTTTGCGTTATATCATTTCCTGCAACTGGAATGCCTCAGGTTACCGTTTACCTACTGAAGCAGAATGGGAATATGCATCTCGTTGCGGAGATAACTATAACAAGTTACAATTTTCCGGAAGCAACGATGCCAATGATGTCGCCTGGAATAGTAAAAACAGCGAAAACAAAATACATCCGGTGGCTACTAAAAATCCAAATCAATGGGGCTTTTATGACCTCAGCGGAAATGTATTTGAATGGTGTTGGGATTATTATGACATCTACAAAAAAGATAAAAAGGTTCATCCCAAAGGAGCGGAAAAAGGAGTTTATCGCATTGCCAGAGGCGGAAGTTTTAATGGCGATATAGATGCCTGTTCTTCTACTGCCCGAGGTGGTTTTGCTCCCAATTTTAAAGGAAACAATCTGGGCTTTCGTATAGTCCGCAATGTTCATTAGCTATTGCTGAAAGTAAGGAGTCGTTACTGCCGAAAATAATTAATGCACTACCCTCAAATAATTTTGGCAGTGAAAACTCATTATGCGGAGGAACAGCGTCCTCCGGTTACACAGATCTTGGAGAAATGCTGTTCTCTGTTTACCCAAAACAAAGATAAAGGATATAGAGAATGAAAAGACCGTTTATTATTCTGTTTGTGCTTCTTAGCGCAATTCTTTTTGCTGGTGAGAGAGGGCTTACCGTTAAAGAAATTGAGGTTTCGGGAGAAGTGATTTCAATTTCCTCTCCCGTGCAATCACTAATTCAAGTAGCACCCTTAAGAAAGGCGGAAAAAGCTGAGGCACTTAAAAATTGGGATACATTACAGGAATTGAATTTGAACTTTCGTCTTCCGGCAAAAGGACAATATGGTTTGCAGTTTATAGACCTTTCTCAGAGTGTTCAGCCCTTTGGTTTCCCGGGATGTCTTTCGGAAACAGCATTTCAGGCAGTTAATAAAGCTCCAGTTTGGGTGCAGGCGGAGTTAGCATCCATTTTAGCAGAACTAATACCTGAAAAACAAACACTTTGGTCAAATCTGATTCTTTCCGCGCAAGACCCTTATGTGGATGAAATATGTTTTTGTATTGCTAATTCTTCGCCTCAGTATTTAAATTCTGCTTATGCTTTACCGGAGCTTTTTACGGAAAATGCGCAATTGCTTTATTCTATCGCTGCGGAGTTGCCTTATGTGGAAATTATGGATACTGGGACTGCCATCAGCGGAGGAGATTATTATTCCACAACCCGTTATTGGAAGAAAAATACTTCGGGTGAAATGCAACAAGTTACGGTTCCCAGAGAACTTTACTACTGGTATATTGTTCATCCCAAGCTGACAGATGAAATTCCTGCTTATATCAATCCCGCTATTATAGAAAACAATTCAACGCATAACAACAATATAGCTCCTCCACCTACGGGTAAATTCTGGCGTGGATATCTGTATAATCTTCAGGAAGGTGATTATCCCGTTCTCCGAGATACTTTAATGCAATGTCAGACACTTTTCAATCGTGACGGAACCGGAAATGATGCCATCCGCACAATTCAATGGTGGATAAATCAACAAATGAGCTTTACTTCCAATAATGAAAGACCTCATCAGCCCGTGAGAATTATTACTAAACACATAGGACGCTGTGGAGAATATGCCGATTTAACTTCAGCCGTAGCGCGTTTATCCTTAATTCCCTGCACCAGTATTTTATCCTATTCTTTAGACCATACCTGGAATGAATTTTGGGACGAAAATTGGGTTGCCTGGGAACCGGTAAATGGTTACATAGATATTCCTTTAGTATATGAAAATGGCTGGGGTTATGCCTTCGGCAGTGTGTTTGAAATCCGTCCTGATGGACTTTTAACCCCTGTAACGGATAAATATTCTGAGGGGGTTTCTACCATCATTATTCAGGTTACAGATACCAATCAACATCCTGTAGACGGAGCCAGAGTAATTTTATATATTATGCAAAACAGCATTCATTTTGACTGTGAACAATATACCGATAATAATGGAATCGCTACTTTCTTGGTAGGAGACAACTTGGAATATCTTACGAGGGTGGAAACCAATTTTGGTTCATTTCCTGAATATGCTGGAAGTTATCTGACATTAACTAACAATTCTGTAGCGGGGGAAACCTATCAGTATATTATAACAATTCCCAATATAATGCCGGTTCCGGATTTAGAAGAATTGCCACCTCCCGTTGATCCTGTTCAGGATTATCAATTTGCCGTATCTTACTATAGTGAAGGATATTACATTACAGGGGTTACTTTATGGGATGATATTTATTCTTTGGGAGTGCATCCTCTGCACTATAAATATGTGGAATCTCCTGCAGAGGTATCCTTTATGGTAATGGATAGTGATAATATTCTTATTTGGCAACTGGATAATTTTGGCTCCGGTTACAGTTATTCAGGTCCTGCATCCGAGGGAACAGCATCTTTCAGTATCCCTCTTGGCTCGGATTGGTATGCCTTTATGGATAATTCATTACACCATCGTAATGCTGTAAAAATCAATGGAGGACTGCTTTTTCAACATACCGGAACGGCTGTTCAGGATGAAACAATACCTAATGTTTTACTACAATATTCCATCTATCCTAATCCTTTTAACAAAACAACCTGCTTATCCCTGAAGGCAGATAAAGATTTTAAGGCAGATATTTCTATCCTGAACCTGAAAGGACAGGTAGTTAAATCCTGGCAAAATACATTCATTAAACAGGGAAACTCCGATTTTTACTGGGATGGAAAAGATAATAAGGGCTCGGATGTAAGCTCCGGAGTTTATTTCTGGAAAGTCCAAAGCAGAGAAACCGCTTTTACTAATAAGATACTTTACCTGAAATAGATAAGTTATTTCCAGAATGAGAATTCAATTATCCCTATAGAAAAAATAAGGTTGAGATAAAGTCCCAAGGGGCGATACAATCAGAGCTCGGTTGTATGCGTAAAAGCAAGTGGTTGATGATAATTGGGGAAGCAGGTGAAAATTGTAAGTAAAAACATCTCTGCCACGAAATAATGGGTAAACCACAAATATGTTTTATCATTTCCATTTTGAAAATTCCTTTGTCCTTCCGGAGAAAGCAGGAAACTAATTATTTGCATATAGCTAACTAAATTTTAAATATGGAATTTGGGGATTTTTGCAAGGGAGTATTGGTCACTCATTGCTTACCCATTACTAATGGCATTAGCAATGGGTAAGCAATGGGTAAGCAATGCTATTAGGGAAGAGAATATAATCTATTGTGTTATGGTGAATTAGCAAAATAATTAGCTGTGGGTCTTTGTGAGGGAAAGTTTCAGGAAAATATCAAAAGTCGTCACGAGTCATAAGCGCCAAAAAAGTTATTTCTCAGGTCAAAGTTTTGAAGGTGCTAATGACTCCTAACTTAAATTTTTCCGAGGGGCTTAC
Protein-coding regions in this window:
- a CDS encoding transglutaminase domain-containing protein — translated: MKRPFIILFVLLSAILFAGERGLTVKEIEVSGEVISISSPVQSLIQVAPLRKAEKAEALKNWDTLQELNLNFRLPAKGQYGLQFIDLSQSVQPFGFPGCLSETAFQAVNKAPVWVQAELASILAELIPEKQTLWSNLILSAQDPYVDEICFCIANSSPQYLNSAYALPELFTENAQLLYSIAAELPYVEIMDTGTAISGGDYYSTTRYWKKNTSGEMQQVTVPRELYYWYIVHPKLTDEIPAYINPAIIENNSTHNNNIAPPPTGKFWRGYLYNLQEGDYPVLRDTLMQCQTLFNRDGTGNDAIRTIQWWINQQMSFTSNNERPHQPVRIITKHIGRCGEYADLTSAVARLSLIPCTSILSYSLDHTWNEFWDENWVAWEPVNGYIDIPLVYENGWGYAFGSVFEIRPDGLLTPVTDKYSEGVSTIIIQVTDTNQHPVDGARVILYIMQNSIHFDCEQYTDNNGIATFLVGDNLEYLTRVETNFGSFPEYAGSYLTLTNNSVAGETYQYIITIPNIMPVPDLEELPPPVDPVQDYQFAVSYYSEGYYITGVTLWDDIYSLGVHPLHYKYVESPAEVSFMVMDSDNILIWQLDNFGSGYSYSGPASEGTASFSIPLGSDWYAFMDNSLHHRNAVKINGGLLFQHTGTAVQDETIPNVLLQYSIYPNPFNKTTCLSLKADKDFKADISILNLKGQVVKSWQNTFIKQGNSDFYWDGKDNKGSDVSSGVYFWKVQSRETAFTNKILYLK
- a CDS encoding SUMF1/EgtB/PvdO family nonheme iron enzyme — encoded protein: MKQAVIIMLLLITCLSPLWGMRKALVIGNANYNEQVLRNSINDASDVYNALKGLGFSASLFTDLNREGFFRAVGEFVSTLTPSDEVVFFYSGHAAQIEGKNYLIPVNEYIDSATRCAYLSYDTSMLLDELSRAAISIVILDACRDNPFAFSRSIRSGLAPMTVSAGSQCVIFATEQGRTASDGEGRNSPFTESLLANITTPGIKITDLIQRVSNEVAIKTQERQIPYSTGTLRQDFYFVKAEPVTPISPVIPPSIPQERKPVVSPSYGSIKVKTSFGGDLYIDGEFSQSLFAGDQPIIKDIAVGVYELKLVSPKETIIRLANVNKNQTTMIDFDAPDSYREEPKKIPEQQIIIPEQQIPHSEKQSIELNSLTPLSPITKKVSVGTGALTIESPLAGDLYLGGDFIGKLTAKTSKKFSNVQAGSYTLEVMHQNSFCRKEIRIYNKDNLKVTLSQTEFSKYPDGFQYISGGTFQMGTQFLNRSEDERPRHEVQILPFLMKKTEVEQKLWTDVMGYNPSEIKGDSYPVTNVSFYEAVQFCNALSILNGLTPCYKIDKSKTDPNNLCNLDTLRYIISCNWNASGYRLPTEAEWEYASRCGDNYNKLQFSGSNDANDVAWNSKNSENKIHPVATKNPNQWGFYDLSGNVFEWCWDYYDIYKKDKKVHPKGAEKGVYRIARGGSFNGDIDACSSTARGGFAPNFKGNNLGFRIVRNVH